Within Lusitaniella coriacea LEGE 07157, the genomic segment ATTGCTCTGGGGTAATTTGAGTGCGAGGAGCGACTCGCTCGGCACTCTCTTGGGGATGTTTTTTGAGATACTCACGCGCCTCAAAATGTCCTTTAACCAATGCCTGAGACGCTTCTGACTGCGTTTCCAAGACCGATTGGCGGACAACCAAAGTATCGACAATTTCCCCTGGGATTTGAGAACTATCAAAGATTTGTTTCGCGCCAGTCTCCGAAATGCGAGTGCGAGCAGCACCGAAGGTGACAACCGCATCAATTTCCCCATCTTTAAAGGCACGTTCGTGTTCGGAGAGTCCGAGGGGGACAACTTCAATGTCATTCGGGGTCAGGTCTGCCAGTTCTAGGGCGCGCGAGATGGTGTATGCTCCTAGGGCGTTGGCTTCTACGCCCACCCGCTTGCCTTTCAAGGCTTTGAGGTTGAGAATCTCCGGTTTTGCTAAAATGACATCTCCTCCCTCTGAGAAGTCCATTATCGTTACGATGCGCACATCTGATTGAGTGGTTGCTAATGTTAGCGCTTGATCGAGGGTGCTTGCCATTGCTTCGACGTTGCCATTTCGATAGGCTCGCATTTCTTCGGCGGCAGAGGGGAAATCAATGAGTTCGATGGGGGTGTTCTCGTAGTGTCCCAGGCTGCGTGCGAGGTATAGCGTTTCGTAACCGGGCCAAGGATTGATAGCGACTCGCAGGGGTGAGGCGGGTGCGGTATTGCAACTGGTGAGGAGAGATAAGCTAAATAGAAGAGCAAAGGGAAGAATAACGATCTGTTTTCGGACTTTCCAGCACCATTTACTCCAGAAGGAGCGGTTTTCCTGTAAGGACGACCAAAATTTCATCGCAATTGTTTTCAATGTAATTGGAACTCAACAGGATCTAGCGTTCCCAATTTATTGTGTAAATTAATACTTTCAGAACATCTTTTATTCTCGAAAAGTACAACTTTTGGCTAAGGCTGGGCGAGTTTTGAGCAATGGATATTGGTGGGTTGAGATTTCTGGGAAATTGGGAAAAGCTGCCCCGATCGCGTCCCAATCGGTAATTTGAAATCATTAACGGAATCGTTGTCGCGCGATCGCGAAATTTTCTTCTGCGGCTTCCTTTTAAGTCTCCAGCGATACTATAATATTGCTTGCTTGGTGTGGGGCAACAATCTCGATCGCGCGTTTTATTATTTCGCTCCTATTGACTTAGAAATAGTATTGCCACTCAATATTTGTATATTAACCTGTTTATTTGAACGGTACTGACGTGCAAAGTTGACCAGCTTATCCAAGACTTTCGCTATTATCTCAGCCTTTTGCCAAAAACCTCCCTTTGCGTCAAATTTCAAAACGACATATTCTGAAATCAAGACATTAAACTCATCGTTTGACTGTTGTCTTAGTTCAATAGTTACTTTAAAGTTTTTATAGGTAACATCAAAATCAAGCAATTGCAGATTGCAAGGTAAATCTTCTTTGACGATTAGCTCATTCTCAGCCTCTCTGGATACCTCATTCGCAAGTTTTAATGCGCTGCTATAACTTTTGTCCTTTACACTTACAGTCAGAGGAAATACAACCCAATCTGTTTCTGCTCCTAAAGGCAAATCTGTTTGATAGGAAATTCCTTCAGAGAATTTTGATAACATCCTAACTCCTTATGATTCTCGATGTAAATGGTTTCGCCATAGTAATATCTAGTTTATCGTGACTCAACAACTCTTTTGACAGATCGTTTATCTCTTTATTTGGAGTTGTACGCTCGTTCTATAAATTCAAATGTCTCTAATATTGAAATCTTTCCTTAAGTCAAAAAAAATAATAACTTTGTCGATTGCCTTCTTTTTCGGTATATTGTTAACCCTGGCAATCTATAAAACCACCGTTATTGAAATTCCCGTTTTTGGCTTTCACGATATTGTGGATCTCGAAAACTCCCAAGAGCAGCCGCCAAATCGTCCTTTAGCCAATGAAGATTTTAGCAAACAAGACTTAGCCACTTTTATTGAATATTTAGTCAAGAAAAACTATTGGTTTCTTTCTAGCCAAGAACTATACGATTATTTTTTGCGAGAGGACAAACTGCCTCTTCCCAAAGAACGCAAAAAAAAGAAGCCAGTTCTATTAAGTTTTGATGATGGTTACCAAAGCGCCCACAATAACATTTTAGCTATCCTAGAAGATATTGAAAAACGTTACAACAAAAAGATTAAAATTGTCTGGTTTATTAATCCCGCATTTATGGGGAAAGATGGCAGTCAGCTCGCCCACGCAAGCTGTCAGGAGCTGCGAGTAGGTGTTGAAAAAGGCTACTACGATATTCAATCTCACGGACTCCATCACGAAAATCTGATTTTACTCGATCCTAAAAAGTTAGAGATTGAACTTGCTGAATCTCAAAAACAATTGAAAGATTGCACGGAAACTCTCGATTCCTCACAAAACTTTGCGACTCATATTGCCTACCCTTTTGGTGCAGTTAATCCGCAAGTAGAGAAAGAAACAGCTAAATATTATTTATCTGGCTATCTCTACAACAGTCGAATCTTACGACCCTCTCGTCTCAAAAATCGCTATTTAATTCCACGACTTACGGTTAATAAAAAAACAACCCTCGCCAAACTGAAACTCTTAGCCGCAGGTGGATGGTTATAGACAGCTTATTCGCCGTAACCCAGCAAAAATAGGGTTCTCAAGCACCTTGAGATAGATTTTAGAAATCAGCTTTTAACGAGGAACGGGAACTTTTTGTAATAAAGAAGCAATAACAGCATCGAGCTGAAGACCGTCGAGTTGCGCTTCGGGTTTGAGAATCAGGCGATGGCGCAGTAAAGGCACTGCCACCGCTTTCACGTCGTCGGGGGTTGCAAAATCGCGCTCGTCCAACCATGCTTGTGCTTTCGCCGTTTGCAACCACGCTACAGCCGAACGAGGAGAGGCACCGAGGGCTAAATCTGGATGTTTGCGCGATCGTTGTACCAACTCTAATAAATAATCCATCAAATTATCCTCAACTTTTATGCCCTGAACGACCTTGCGAGCGCTCAAAATTTGCGCGACAGTGGCAATAGGTTTAATTCTTTCTAAATCTAGGCGTTTGGCACGAAACCCGTTTTGTACGTTGAGGAGCATCTGCTTTTCAGCAGCAGGTTCGGGGTAGTCTACCACCAGTTTGAAGAGAAAGCGATCGAGTTGGGCTTCCGGGAGGGGATAAGTTCCCTCAAATTCTAAGGGATTTTGGGTCGCGATCGTCCAAAAGAGTTCCGGTAGGGGGAGAGTCTCTCCATCTAGAGTAATCTGACCTTCTTCCATCGCTTCGAGAAGTGCTGCCTGAGTTTTTGGCGGCGTGCGGTTGATTTCATCGGCAAGGAGAACTTCTGTAAAGACAGGGCCCTTTTTTAGAGTGAAACTGTGATTGTTGATATCGAAAATATTGGTTCCCAAGATATCTGAAGGCAAGATATCGGGGGTAAGTTGAACGCGACGAAAATCCGCTTGAATCAGTTTGGCAAAGACTTTAACGAGAAGGGTTTTGCCCGTTCCCGGAACGCCTTCTAAGATGATGTGACCGCCACTGAGCAGCGCCACAAGCAATTGTTGAATGAGGGTGGGTTGACCGACGATAAATTTATTAAGCGCTTGACTGAGACGGTTAAAAATCGTGTGGGCTTGGCTCATATTGGCATTGGCGTAGCGTTCAGCTACCATCCTACCCGAACGCGAGTTAAAAGCTTTCTGCTTGGGGAAGTGCCAAGACTTCATGCCGCCTAAACACTAGGTTCGAGAGCGTATCTTCTGCCATTTCTGCAACCAAACTAACAATTCTGTCTCCTTGAGGCGGCGTTCCTGCTGTTGCACGCGCAGGACTTGTTGGAGTTCTTGGGGAAATTTGCCTGTTTGTGCTTTCCATGCTGCAAGCAATTGTTTGGGTTCGAGGGGGATTTTTCCCAATCCCAATGCCTGTTGCAGTTGAAGTTGTTCTTCTTTACCCAATACTTCAAGAATAAATTCGCTACTCTCAGCTTTGTGCAATACTCCTGCCAATCCTTCAATATAGGCTTGACTATTGTTGGGGGTTGGAGAGGAGAGGGTTTTGGGTTGTCCGAAGCGATGATTGCCACCCCAAAGGGCAACCAGAAGTAGAATTAAACCTTGAATAAAAGCGGTCAAAAGGGGCGTTTTTGCCCAGTAATTCAGAAGATTTCCTTGTGTTTCCCCTTCAATGTCTTCGCTATCTTTGTAGCCGTGGCTGTATTCGTCTACCCAAATTTGATGGGTGGTTTGGGTGTCAATAAGGGGAACCCCCGCAATCCCCCCTGAAGATTCAAAGGGGAAAGGTTGTTGAGACGGTTCCACTAAAACATTAGATGGAAATTGGATCGATAATGTTTCCTGGGGTTCTTCTTGGGTGACGAGTAAGGTCAAAAATTCGGCGTTGCCGGGATAGTCTTGATAGGCGTTGGCGGCGAGGTGAGGGGTGGTGGCGTAAAGGATTTGTCCTTTGCCAATAGGTTCTAGCCAAACGACGGCACCAAACCGATCCCCTAGGAGAGTTTTTTGTCCTTCTTCTGCTCTACGTGCGGTATCAATTTTGACGCTTCCCACAGGGCTTTCCTGACGACTGCTGAATGGGGCTTCTGTGACGCGCTGGCGAATGCCGAGAAGAATGAGCGTGTTGCCTTGAGTGACCCACTGACGCTCTTGGGAAGATAAAGATAGGGGTTGGAGAGTGCTGTTGACGCGCAGAAAGGTGTTGTTGATGGTTTGTTTCTGGGATTTTGCTAAATTCTCAAAGGGTTTTTGCCAGCGTTGAATGGGGGTTCCTCGATTTTTGATAGAAGCGTACCACGCACCGTAACCGTTAGGGGCGCGGCTGTAGGTCGAACCGCTATTGCTTCTGCCGCCTCTGCTGGGTGCGGCAATAAGGGTTATGAAAATGATAGCGATTAGCGCGATCGCGCCCAGCAAAATCAATCTTCGTTTTGAGAGTTTCAAAGGCGCTCTCTCCTTAAGGGATCTAAGGGCAAGCCGGCAAATTTGATTATAGGCTTTTGTGCAGTCTTAACGCACGGGTCAAGCATTTAGCTTTTGGAGATAGCACTATGCATAGATGTTAGGGCATCTCACAAAGCTACAAGTTAGAAATAGCCAGTTTTTTGCTGATGTCTGAGTGCTTACATCTAACTTAAGAGAGACTAACGAACATTTTTCTTTATTTCGTAAGAGGGATTCAATAATTCGAGCTTATTTTTATTGTAGGAAGAGTAGTTAAAGAAAAGGAAGTATTTGTATGACTCTTGTCAACATTAGTGATTTTTATCCTGACTATAAAGAACGAATTTTTGATAATCAAGATATCAAGAATTATAGTGTTTATAGCGATACAGGAGATAAAGTTGGTGGCGTTCATGACCTTCTTGTCGATGAGTCGGGTCGTTTCCGCTATCTCGTAATTGACACGGGATTTTGGTTCTTTGGCAAGCAGGTTTTACTCCCAGTGGGTCGCGCGCGAGTAGACCACTCCCGCGATCGCGTCTATGCGGTAGGAATGACCAAAGAGCAAGCCGAACGGTTGCCTAAGTATGATTCTGATATGACCATCGACTACGACTACGAAGAACGAGTCAGAGGAGTTTATCGCTCGACTGCCACGCAACCAACTTATACTCCCGACACCTATAAGTACGACAACGACCCCACTTTGTACGACGTAGATGAAACAAATCATCAGAAATTCAAGTTGTATCAGGAACGTCTGATTGCTGACAAGGATCGTTACAAAGCCGGTGAAGTTGCTGTTGGCAAAAACGTTGAAAGTAAGACAGCAAACGTTGCCGTTCCTGTTGAGAACGAGCGAGTTGTTATCGAACGCACAACGCCAACCGGTACAACCCCTGTTACGCCCGGTGCCACTAACTTCAAAGAGGGAGAAGTTGCACGGATGGAAGTCTACGAAGAGTCTGCAGAAATTGATAAGCAAGCTTTCGTCAGGGAAGAAGTGGAAGTTCGCAAAGAAGTCGATCGCGACACCGTAGAAGCAAGCGAAACTATTCGCCGCGAGACGCTAGATGTCGATACACATGGTAATCCTGTCGTGAATAAGAATCGCTAGTATTGAGGATTGGAAGGGAAAAATTAGAGTTGCTTTATGTCGTTACTTTACTTGCCCTTCCAATCTTTTTAGGAGAATGCGCAATATTTCACATCGAACGCTTCTGAAATGAATTTTTGTCCGTTCTCTATTTTATATTTTAAGTATAGGAATTAATCGTATTTATGGATAGCCACGAGTCGGAGCAGAATAATAACCCCTCCCCACCCTCAGCGCAAAACTTTGCAGAAGAGTTGGTCGGGTTTGCTGCTATTTCCCAA encodes:
- a CDS encoding DUF4350 domain-containing protein encodes the protein MKLSKRRLILLGAIALIAIIFITLIAAPSRGGRSNSGSTYSRAPNGYGAWYASIKNRGTPIQRWQKPFENLAKSQKQTINNTFLRVNSTLQPLSLSSQERQWVTQGNTLILLGIRQRVTEAPFSSRQESPVGSVKIDTARRAEEGQKTLLGDRFGAVVWLEPIGKGQILYATTPHLAANAYQDYPGNAEFLTLLVTQEEPQETLSIQFPSNVLVEPSQQPFPFESSGGIAGVPLIDTQTTHQIWVDEYSHGYKDSEDIEGETQGNLLNYWAKTPLLTAFIQGLILLLVALWGGNHRFGQPKTLSSPTPNNSQAYIEGLAGVLHKAESSEFILEVLGKEEQLQLQQALGLGKIPLEPKQLLAAWKAQTGKFPQELQQVLRVQQQERRLKETELLVWLQKWQKIRSRT
- a CDS encoding polysaccharide deacetylase family protein; translated protein: MSIAFFFGILLTLAIYKTTVIEIPVFGFHDIVDLENSQEQPPNRPLANEDFSKQDLATFIEYLVKKNYWFLSSQELYDYFLREDKLPLPKERKKKKPVLLSFDDGYQSAHNNILAILEDIEKRYNKKIKIVWFINPAFMGKDGSQLAHASCQELRVGVEKGYYDIQSHGLHHENLILLDPKKLEIELAESQKQLKDCTETLDSSQNFATHIAYPFGAVNPQVEKETAKYYLSGYLYNSRILRPSRLKNRYLIPRLTVNKKTTLAKLKLLAAGGWL
- a CDS encoding DUF2382 domain-containing protein, giving the protein MTLVNISDFYPDYKERIFDNQDIKNYSVYSDTGDKVGGVHDLLVDESGRFRYLVIDTGFWFFGKQVLLPVGRARVDHSRDRVYAVGMTKEQAERLPKYDSDMTIDYDYEERVRGVYRSTATQPTYTPDTYKYDNDPTLYDVDETNHQKFKLYQERLIADKDRYKAGEVAVGKNVESKTANVAVPVENERVVIERTTPTGTTPVTPGATNFKEGEVARMEVYEESAEIDKQAFVREEVEVRKEVDRDTVEASETIRRETLDVDTHGNPVVNKNR
- a CDS encoding AAA family ATPase, with product MSQAHTIFNRLSQALNKFIVGQPTLIQQLLVALLSGGHIILEGVPGTGKTLLVKVFAKLIQADFRRVQLTPDILPSDILGTNIFDINNHSFTLKKGPVFTEVLLADEINRTPPKTQAALLEAMEEGQITLDGETLPLPELFWTIATQNPLEFEGTYPLPEAQLDRFLFKLVVDYPEPAAEKQMLLNVQNGFRAKRLDLERIKPIATVAQILSARKVVQGIKVEDNLMDYLLELVQRSRKHPDLALGASPRSAVAWLQTAKAQAWLDERDFATPDDVKAVAVPLLRHRLILKPEAQLDGLQLDAVIASLLQKVPVPR
- a CDS encoding ABC transporter substrate-binding protein, translated to MKFWSSLQENRSFWSKWCWKVRKQIVILPFALLFSLSLLTSCNTAPASPLRVAINPWPGYETLYLARSLGHYENTPIELIDFPSAAEEMRAYRNGNVEAMASTLDQALTLATTQSDVRIVTIMDFSEGGDVILAKPEILNLKALKGKRVGVEANALGAYTISRALELADLTPNDIEVVPLGLSEHERAFKDGEIDAVVTFGAARTRISETGAKQIFDSSQIPGEIVDTLVVRQSVLETQSEASQALVKGHFEAREYLKKHPQESAERVAPRTQITPEQFLESFEGLRSPDIQENQTLLGGENPLLLKTARRLVAIMMDNDLLSKPVDPANLLDDRLVKAL